TGGACTACAGGTAACCACATGCTCAACTCACTGAGCTATATGACCATCTGAGAAgcaggggaaaacacaaaggCTGACAAGGAGGataggatggccagtgacacctgctggccaaacagggaggaGACACAAAAGACTGGGACAAACAGGTGCTGACCCCGACAAGTTCTGGTCACTGACCAGATAGAGGTCAATGTCACAGTGAGCCCAGATTTTGATGTAACTGGTAAATTTGTGAACTTTACAGCCACAGGGAGACAAAAGTGGGTATCACCTCCTCCAATGGACTACTCCACCCCCTCTGAAGACCAGACAATACTGAAGCCCAGGACTAACAGTCACCAACTAAATGCTCAGGTCAGAGGCAAACCAAAAAAATAAGAGTAGTCCCACCACTCTGCATACTCCTGTTAAAGCTCTGCACACAGATTTTAAATCCATTAAGCCACTGCCCCCATCTGTATTCCAATCACCCCAACCTATTCATTTCCTAGTAGCACCTCCAAGCTAGTGGAGAGTTCAGAGCACCACCTGGATATTACACACTGACGTGATCTACTACCTCATCATGGAGTAGTATGCAGACATGTTAACACGAGACATAGAATATACCAGGAACAGTTACTCATCTGCATCCTATTCTTGCAAGGGGAAACATTCCAAGCAGCACAGGCCAGACTGGGGGGGTGACACACACTCTGTATTAAGTACCACAGGTCCAGTGTGGGGGAACTTGTCCATCTGGGGGCTTCTGGTAATAGTATTAAGGGAGACAGTCATTTTACCAGAGTCATTCAATGTCAGTAGATAGTTATGCCATGGAAAAAAAGGTCACCATTTCACAGCTATAGAACACAGGAGACAAGGAATATTCAGGACAAGGTAGTTTAATAAGCAGGCATAGATTGTCATCACTGGAATGCAAGAGTAGTCCTCAGACAGAATACAGAGCCACAACAGCTAAACAGGGCCCTTGATGGCAGGCACTGGAGTAGAGCTGTTCTCAGGATGACTTCCTGTGGAGCCACCCGGTGACTGAGGGGCCATCACTACTGAAGAGGCTACAGCATTCAAAGCTTCGGGTGGAACGTTTTCAGGAAGCTCAGCACTGAGATCATGGACGTTACTATCAACTTCAACATGGCTGCTCTGGTTATGCAGCTCCACATTCAGGAGAGGCCCATGGAGCTCAATGTCACTGCTGGCTGAGGCGTTTGATGAAGCTTGGCTGGACTGCTGCACTTTGAGACTCTGGTAGCCACTGGAGCCTTTAGTAGATGCAGGAGGATGCACAGTCGACTTCAGGGCCCATTTTTGTAAAGCATTTGAATCTGTGTCAGAAGGCCTCAGAAACCCTGTACAGCAAGGAATGCATTATTATGGCCACCACACCGAGTATCAGGGGATTAAGAAATAATGCCTTGACAGAAACCAAACAAGAGAAAAGCTAATGATCACATTATGCACAACAAACCCAAATATTGGCAAAGAAAGGAGCGTCACTCACCTTCGTCAAACAATGAATACAgaacaaaacaagcaaacacCAACACACGACCCATCATTCCTGCCATACGCTGCCCAAACGCTGTCTATCAAACAAAAAGCGCTTTCGTACGATACGAAAACGCCGTCAAAGGTGTTAATAAAGGATCCGCGAATCCGCTCCCTCCCCTAATAACAGCTGCGAACTATATCAACTGATTATCAAATAATCTGATTGCGAGAAGTACTGATCAATAATGAGTCATTTTCCAATCAAAATGTTTATTTCGTTTACGTTTCGACGTGTACTACTACCAACAACGACAACCAGCAATTGTTAGTTTGTCGCGCGATCTCCGAAGTGTCTGTTAAAAAAATGGTACAATCGACCGGAAAACTGAGGCGACTATTCCACCCAACTGAATCTGACCGAAGCAGAAAGGAAACTGAATAGGGACACCTGAGACAGCTAGGAATGAAATCGCTATCAGtatttccttgaaaaatttACTATGGAGCTAATTCACACCAAGACCGTGATATAGGCTATGTAGTAGAGTGcgatattttttaaaaaaaagttttgtccAGTTTTTAAGCCCCTCATATTAACAAGCTCCTCAATTTGACCATGTATAGAGGACAATATAATCGCTATTTGCTGATTGTAAGGTGCGCTTATCTGCTGTCGTCCTGACATGTAGAGCTCCGTCAGTCCCAGTGATGAGGTGTAGGaccggggccggttctagacatgcatatatgagggggcagacagaaatgtgaagggggcacatggtggcgacaaaggcgggaaaggggtggggtggtgctctggataactgtttttgtcatgtaattggattgcactttgtcaggcctctaccctaagacctgtccaacttgggtgtcccacctgaaggctaagcttctgctggtgtagctcttagagTCACTGAGGGACGCAAATCCCCTGACCACattaaggtggcaatccctcagggggaaaactgaaaagtaaaacaacgaaaaataaaatcaaatattcctcatcagattaaaacaactaaaaacatgacatttaccttaatcggatggcctatatcaaacatatttgaacccaacaaaacacttttcactattgccaatattaccaaaactaaaaagggtaggctaagttatgaaaaagaaaaaatcaattcaccaagtcttgaaatataaaactgaaaaataggatcggtcagtgTTCATTTTACTACATGTTGTAGGcctacttgttataactatgtatgtgacgaataaagaatcttgaaatcttgaaatcacaacgaacaagtcgctcaatgagaatgactgacgtaaccgactggctaagctgcttctagcgccgaggtggttaaaatggtacggtccacattaggggtgtctgaaatcgttttacataaaattttcctacaaggtgaagttatctttctttaaaaaaagaaaaaaacagaaaaatattaagacccccccccaaactgctatttttgtctatttgggggggtcttgattgGGGGATACAgtacccccgatcaagacccccccaaatagacagaaataattcgaaccatgatctcacgagtcgctatgattttgacgagagagattgctgcttcctctaaaccttccgcaatcacgcagctcatttcgctttgccctgcctactgagaaactggctcatttgcatactaacagtgattggatgtttagctggggggagggtgagtgggggatctctgccgagtgccgtgtgagcccgcgcacaaacagaacgcggtgGGAAAGAGCGagcaagaagtgaaacttatcatctcgtttgtgcctttttcagtggatttttcagctactgtagtaaatcttgtccatattcagtttgtgggtaattattattttcttcctcaacttctaaaagtttgatttaagggggcaggaagtttgcttaagggggcgttgccccctcttgccccagcgtagagccggccccgtgTAGGGCCATCTATTATGAATCTGAAACACTTTTAATCAAACGCAGATAAAATGTGCTTGCACTGCTTTAATTTCCAAGGGAAAAATTAGAGTTTTTACTGCTTTCGTAGTCGTGGATGTGTGTTTTAAAATACCAATGATAGGAATAACGGCTCTTGGAAGGGAGTCGCATATTTTATGGCTCTGCTCCTTTTCGTTCATTTTTCGTATTTTCGCTCGGGTAATGGAAACGATTTCTCTGGACTGCTAATGTCAGTGATCTGCATTGTAAACATGATACGTGGTGACGCAATTTCCTTCTGCTTTCTCAGTGAATTTACTATACTTTGAATTTATCCTCTGTTTGAAGTGTGTTAATGTTATGTAAAGTTGCCTTGTCTAAGTGTTGCCATGCAACATTTTATATTAGACAACCTTTTATTAGCATAATACATGAAAAAACTTCAATTAAGTTTTATACAAAACAAATTTTAGTATAAGGGTTTAAGTTTAGTGTAGGACTGACAGACATCTCATTGACTGAGTCGAAGAGGAGGAGACTTTgaaaagaatgtttacaaacaaCCTGTAAATTCTGCCTTTAAAAGCCACAAAGTCTACAAAGTATCACTTGCATCGCCTCATTCGTGCCAACGAGCTATAAAATGACCAGCATTTTAAAGTAGCCCCTTAGTGAATAAGTATAATTAGTAATTACAAgttcaaaacactttttttgtGTCCCACTGTAATAAACTGTACGATTCACATTTGTAAGGAAGTACACGGTTGAGTGTGTGGTGCATTCTTCCTTGCCcttgggacttcagtcctgcttctaggagcctgatactgtcctagcagtgcacctcacacacacttaatgttttccattcttttgaaggtcacttgctGTCATTCtccaattcatgagaaactgtcagataagttaacagcctctctctggcattagaaagtcgcttctgccctctgcCTGGCTTGTTTCTGGTCATTCTCTACTTTGCCTTATTGTGTACTGCTTAGAAGTTTTGAACCAGAAAGCAACCTGCTACTCCAcgtaaccttctgccagcagaaccaggattaaaccaggatttagaaatgcagatttgtttattATTGAGTGGTCTCAGTTTTTCTAGAGTTGTATGTTACTGTATCTTAATTCTGTGAACcattgtgaactactgaaggatcTGTTTGTTCATCACTAATGATATGGGCGTCTCAGTATAAGTAGTGACTATATTTGGTCATGACTTGTACTCAAGTATTAACCAAGTCACCAAGTACTTGTGAAGCCTTGTGAAGTTTCACCCTTTATTTAAATTAGGAGTGGGCAGACCCACATTTCAGTTCCGATCCAATTccaatacacaactgccgattaAGATCGTTACAAGAGCTCTTcaataaatgtttacattttaggggcgacagtggttagcactgtcgccttaCATCTCTGGAATCTGGATGCAAGTTCCCACCACAATTCCATGTGTGgcgagtttgtatgttctccccctataatttgggggggggggggggttcctctgGGTACTTCGGTTCCCCCCTACAGTCCATAAACACACAGAAGctgattggagttgccaaattgcctgtaggcaTGCTTGTGGAAGTGAAAGGTATgcaagtgtgccctgtgatgtgttggCACCCCAGCCTAGTTATGTATGACCAAGATGTAAGCAATAGAGGTTCCTAGAACTACCAGATGATTTGTCCATCTTAAGCATTTTTGGGGCACTTGCAGTTCAATTTCAGCATCATAAGAGAACATACCAAAGTGCAGAACACCATATTTTCTCCCACTTTGTGATTGCAGCCCCATGTGTCAAACTGTAGCAAGTGCTAATATACAGGTTTTGGTCACTGATCTGAGGGCAGATGTGATCCAAATGGTGGATTTATTGTTCACAGCACAGACACCACAACAGTGGAAATTGCCTACCAATTTGTGAATAGCAATTCAGGTGGGCAGTTCATTTACTTAAAGAACATCATGCAACTGCTGCAATGTGACCACAAAAGGATTCATGCTACACTGAATAATCCAGAACAGTCTGCATCCATAAGAAACCAAGGATTCCAGCAGTTACATAGCACAGATCTGACATAGACAAGGGATGTTGAGCAAAAAGCAGTTTAATATCGGTCAGTTACCATACAGCAGTCTGACATAGCTTCTTCAGGCCATGGGCAGGCAGCGTGCTAGGGGCAAgcggcgtgctaggggcaggcgttgAGCTGTTCTCAGGACGGCTTCCTGTGAAGCCAACAGGTGACTGAGTGGCCTTCACTACTGAAGATGGTACATTATTCAAAGCTTCAGGTGGAGTGTTATGGGCAGgcggcgtgctaggggcaggcgtgctaggggcaggcgtgctaggggcaggcgtgctaggggcaggcgtgctaggggcaggcgtgctaggggcaggcgtgctaggggcaggcgtgctaggggcaggcgtgctaggggcaggcgtgctaggggcaggcgtgctaggggcaggcgtgctaggggcaggcgtgctaggggcaggcgtgctaggggcaggcgtgctaggggcaggcgttgAGCCGTTTTCAGGATGGCTTCCTGTGACGCTAACAGGTGACTGAGGGGCCATCACTACTGAAGATGGTACATTCAAAGCTTCAGGTGgagtgctaggggcaggcgtgctaggggcaggcgtgctaggggcaggcgtgctaggggcaggcgtgctaggggcaggcgtgctaggggcaggcgtgctaggggcaggcgtgctaggggcaggcgtgctaggggcaggcgtgctaggggcaggcgtgctaggggcaggcgtgctaggggcaggcgtgctaggggcaggcgtgctaggggcaggcgtgctaggggcaggcgtgctaggggcaggcgtgctaggggcaggcgtgctaggggcaggcgtgctaggggcaggcgtgctaggggcaggcgtgctaggggcaggcgtgctaggggcaggcgtgctaggggcaggcgtgctaggggcaggcgtgctaggggcaggcgtgctaggggcaggcgtgctaggggcaggcgtgctaggggcaggcgtgctaggggcaggcgtgctaggggcaggcgtgctaggggcaggcgtgctaggggcaggcgtgctaggggcaggcgtggaGCTGTTTTCAGGATGGCTTCCTGTGACGCTAACAGGTGACTGAGGGGCCATCACTACTGAAGATGGTACATTCAAAGCTTCAGGTGGAGTGTTATGGGCAGGTGgtgtgctaggggcaggcgtgctaggggcaggcgttgAGCTGTTCTCAGGACGGCTTCCTGTTAAGCCAACAGGTGACTGAGGGGCCATCACTACTGAAGATGGTACATTCAAAGCTTCAGgcggcgtgctaggggcaggcgtgctaggggcaggcgtgctaggggcaggcgtgctaggggcaggcgtgctaggggcaggcgtgctaggggcaggcgtgctaggggcaggcgttgAGCTGTTTTCAGGATGGCTTCCTGTGACGCTAACAGGTGACTGAGGGGCCATCACTACTGAAGATGGTACATTCAAAGCTTCAGGTGGAGTGCTAGGGGCAGGCAgtgtgctaggggcaggcgtgctaggggcaggcagtgtgctaggggcaggcgtgctaggggcaggcgtgctaggggcaggcgtgctaggggcaggcgtgctaggggcaggcgtgctaggggcaggcgtgctaggggcaggcgtgctaggggcaggcgtgctaggggcaggcgtgctaggggcaggcgtgctaggggcaggcgtgctaggggcaggcgttgAGCCGTTTTCAGGATGGCTTCCTGTGACGCTAACAGGTGACTGAGGGGCCATCACTACTGAAGATGGTACATTCAAAGCTTCAGGTGGAGTGTTATGGGCAGgcggcgtgctaggggcaggcgtgctaggggcaggcgtgctaggggcaggcgtgctaggggcaggcgtgctaggggcaggcgtgctaggggcaggcgtgctaggggcaggcgtgctaggggcaggcgtgctaggggcaggcgtgctaggggcaggcgtgctaggggcaggcgtgctaggggcaggcgtgctaggggcaggcgtgctaggggcaggcgtgctaggggcaggcgttgAGCCGTTTTCAGGATGGCTTCCTGTGACGCTAACAGGTGACTGAGGGGCCATCACTACTGAAGATGGTACATTCAAAGCTTCAGGTGGAGTGTTATGGGCAGgcggcgtgctaggggcaggcgtgctaggggcaggcgtgctaggggcaggcgtgctaggggcaggcgtgctaggggcaggcgtgctaggggcaggcgtgctaggggcaggcgtgctaggggcaggcgtgctaggggcaggcgtgctaggggcaggcgttgAGCTGTTCTCAGGACGGCTTCCTGTTAAGCCAACAGGTGACTGAGGGGCCATCACTACTGATGATGGTACATTCAAAGCTTCAGgcggcgtgctaggggcaggcgtgctaggggcaggcgtgctaggggcaggcgtgctaggggcaggcgtgctaggggcaggcgtgctaggggcaggcgtgctaggggcaggcgtgctaggggcaggcgttgAGCTGTTCTCAGGACGGCTTCCTGTTAAGCCAACAGGTGACTGAGGGGCCATCACTACTGAAGATGGTACATTCAAAGCTTCAGGcagcgtgctaggggcaggcgtgctaggggcaggcgtgctagcggcaggcgtgctaggggcaggcgtgctaggggcaggcgtgctaggggcaggcgtgctaggggcaggcgtgctaggggcaggcgtgctaggggcaggcgttgAGCTGTTCTCAGGACGGCTTCCTGTTAAGCCAACAGGTGACTGAGGGGCCATCACTACTGAAGATGGTACATTCAAAGCTTCAGgcggcgtgctaggggcaggcgtgctaggggcaggcgtgctaggggcaggcgtgctaggggcaggcgtgctaggggcaggcgtgctaggggcaggcgtgctaggggcaggcgttgAGCTGTTCTCAGGACGGCTTCCTGTTAAGCCAACAGGTGACTGAGGGGCCATCACTACTGAAGATGGTACATTCAAAGCTTCAGGcagcgtgctaggggcaggcgtgctaggggcaggcgtgctaggggcaggcgtgctaggggcaggcgtgctaggggcaggcgtgctaggggcaggcgtgctaggggcaggcgtgctaggggcaggcgtgctaggggcaggcgttgAGCTGTTCTCAGGACGGCTTCCTGTTAAGCCAACAGGTGACTGAGGGGCCATCACTACTGAAGATGGTACATTCAAAGCTTCAGGcagcgtgctaggggcaggcgtgctaggggcaggcgtgctaggggcaggcgttgAGCTGTTCTCAGGACGGCTTCCTGTTAAGCCAACAGGTGACTGAGGGGCCATCACTACTGAAGAGGCTACAATATTCAAAGCTTCGGGTGGAACGTTTTCAGGAAGCTCAGCACTGAGATCATGGACGTTACTATCAACTTCAACATGGCTGCTCTTGTCATGCAGCTCCACATTCAGTAGAGGCCCATGGAGCTCAATGTCACTGCTGGCTGAGGCGTTTGATGAAGCTTGGCTGGACTGCTGCACTTTGAGACTCTGGTAGCCACTAGAGCCTTGAGCAGAAGCAGGATGATGCACTGTTGACTTCACAGCCCGTTTTTGTAAAGCATCTGCATCTGTGCCAGATGGCCTTAGATACCCTGTACAATAATGATACACAGTTGGAGATCAAGTAATAACCCagataaagaaagaaaaagctaAACATCCACAACAGAATCCCATGAAATAGATCTTAATTACGTTGTGTGAATCAAGTAATTGAAAATCCGTGAAAAGCATTACCTACCTTCATCAAACACAGAGCATAAAATGAAACCAATATACGCAAGCACACTAAACCGCATTTTTACCATCTTGAAACCCTCCCCAAGCTCAAATAACAGAAAAGCAGCGTCAGAGGTGTTAATAAAGGCTCCACGAAACCGCCTCCTTCCCTAATAACAGCTGAGAACTATATCAACTGATTGAGAAGTAATCTGATTGCGAGAAGAACTGATCAATAATGAGTCATTTTGTAAGACGGTTTCCATTCAAAAAGCTTATTTTCGTTTACGTTTGACGTGTACTactattaacaacaacaacaataataactagaaactgcaagcagttacgaaagggtccaaagcgtatgatgatcggactggtaggataggt
This is a stretch of genomic DNA from Paramormyrops kingsleyae isolate MSU_618 chromosome 7, PKINGS_0.4, whole genome shotgun sequence. It encodes these proteins:
- the LOC140592000 gene encoding uncharacterized protein — its product is MVKMRFSVLAYIGFILCSVFDEGYLRPSGTDADALQKRAVKSTVHHPASAQGSSGYQSLKVQQSSQASSNASASSDIELHGPLLNVELHDKSSHVEVDSNVHDLSAELPENVPPEALNIVASSVVMAPQSPVGLTGSRPENSSTPAPSTPAPSTPAPSTLPEALNVPSSVVMAPQSPVGLTGSRPENSSTPAPSTPAPSTPAPSTPAPSTPAPSTPAPSTPAPSTPAPSTPAPSTLPEALNVPSSVVMAPQSPVGLTGSRPENSSTPAPSTPAPSTPAPSTPAPSTPAPSTPAPSTPAPSTPPEALNVPSSVVMAPQSPVGLTGSRPENSSTPAPSTPAPSTPAPSTPAPSTPAPSTPAPSTPAASTPAPSTPAPSTLPEALNVPSSVVMAPQSPVGLTGSRPENSSTPAPSTPAPSTPAPSTPAPSTPAPSTPAPSTPAPSTPAPSTPPEALNVPSSVVMAPQSPVGLTGSRPENSSTPAPSTPAPSTPAPSTPAPSTPAPSTPAPSTPAPSTPAPSTPAPSTPAPSTPPAHNTPPEALNVPSSVVMAPQSPVSVTGSHPENGSTPAPSTPAPSTPAPSTPAPSTPAPSTPAPSTPHACP